The nucleotide window AAGCAGTGTAGGGGTTATCTGTGACTTTTCAGCCCCTCTAGCCCTCTTATAACATCTGTCTTCCTAGCTTCAGAAAAAAAGTACAGCTGTCATTTTAAGACTTTTtgccttggccgggcgcggtggctcacgcctgtaatcctagcactctgggaggccgaggtgggcggattgtttgagctcaggagttctagaccagcctgagcaagagcaagaccccgtctctactaaaaatagaaaagaaattatacggacaactaaaaacatatatatagaaaaagtgaGCCAGGCATggggcacatgcctatagtcccagctacttgggaggctgaggcagtaggatcgcttgagcccaggagtttgaggttgctgtgagttgggctgatgccacggcactcactctagcccgggcaacagagtgagactctgtctcaaaaaaaaaaaaaaaaaaaaaaaaaagactttttgcCTTGACTTGTTGGGGATCCTGACCCAGCGATAAGATGTTGCCCAAAGAGATAATTAGCCAGTTCCGTAAGTCAACACTAGGGTACTCCCAAGTAGAAAACAGTAAGGCACAGTGTGTGTGTGCGGGTGCATGTGTGTAAGAAAGAGAGACAAcacacaagagagagagagagagagagagagacaaggaggaagacagagagagagagagagatagaaagacagaggcagagagaggtccCATTAATGTTCGCACTATTAGCATTTTTCATCCACAAACGATTTTCAGCCAACTCTTTCCCTACTCAACCCTCCAATTCCCCAATCATAACTAAAGGGCAAATTCCAGGAACGAAGATGTCTGAAATCCCACTGCCCTGAGAccaagaggaggagggaggtgcccATCGGTGTTGACTGACTGCCAACAACATCTCCGATGGTTAGACCCAGGCCCCTTCCCAAACCAGAAACCCAGCCACGTATTTGAATTGACTGTCATCGCAGGAAGAACACGGCACCACCCCCCTGCAAAGAAGGGCTTAGCTGTGAGAGGCCTGGGGCCTCCAGAAGGTGCCCCTTGTTAAGACGACTGCAGAAGTCTCTTCCTAAGCCAGCTCCTCACGGGGCCTGGGAAAGTGCAGAGGCTGTGAAAGGCACTGAGGAGCCACCATATTCTGCGTTTTGCCACCCTTCTCCTAAGGCTGACCATGAGACAGGTTCTGAAGAGAGGACAGCCACGTTCCAGAAGGCCCTGGCGAAGACTGGCTCCCCTCCAAGGGCCTGTGCCCCCGGGAGGTCCAGGGTGAGGGAGGAAAGCTGGTCCCGATGGCCTGGTCCCCTGGGCTCTGCGGACGATGAGCCCCGGTGTGTGGCAGAGGCGCTGAGGAcggtggaggaggggaggcgCTTACCCGCTGAAGTCGCTGCCCTGGGCCTGCGCCTGCCCGGCGATGGCGTCCATGATGGCGTCCTGAGAGTACATGCTGATGGGCGTGTTGTACTGCGCGTGGATGATGGTGGCCTTGCCGCCCAGCCCCTTCACCTCAATGGGCTTGTGGGTGGACAGGGCCGAGTCCTTCAGGGCGCTGGGGTTGAAGCGTTCCTGGTAGTCGGCGCTGGGGAGGGGCGCGTGAGGacgggcagggagggggaggagaaaagggCAACAGGAGGTGGTTACATGGGTGGTCAAGGCACGGGCTGCTGGTGGTGGGTGTCCAGAGAGATCTCCCAAAGCCGCGGCCCTGATCCCACACAGGCTACACAAGGCCCCCGGCTGTGGGTGCGCCGGGTCTGGTCAGGAAAATCCTCAGCACCCTCCGCAGAGCCGGGTGCAGGAGGCTTTCCCAGGTCCCCTGCAGGGCCTGGCTCAGCCAGCTGCCTCCCAGGGTGCGCAGGGTGGGGCCAGGCATGGAGAGATCTCCTCCACACACAGCAGCGGAGGCAGGGGTTGGAGGTCAGGGACAGGCGCTGGGCCACGTGTGAGAGGCAGCGGCAGCCCAAGCTGAGTCCAAAATGCCCTGAAGGTGAGAAGCAGCCCCACTGGGCACCCACAGGAGTTCTGAGCAACGACGTTCCTCCAAGACAGGCCTGTCCTGCAGGCCCCCCCCTCAGCGGCCTGGGGCTCTGCTCTTCCGGATGCTTCAGTGCAGGAGTTTCTTCTTCAGAGCAGGGGTGGCCCAGGGCTCTTCAGTCCAGCTTGCTGTGTGTCCCGCCAGCCTCTACGCATGGGAGGCTCTTCCCTCCAACCGATAGGTGTGCCCCCCAGGCAAAGACAAGATCAGGAGCAGCCCTTCTGAGGGGTCCCGCCGGGACAGAATGGTCTTCAGGCTCGCACAGGCCCGGTGGCAgcgcacccccaccccccagccagcCTGCGCATCTTAAGCAGCTGCAGCAGGAAATCAGGATCGAAATTGGAATCATCCATTGGAGTCCCCACTCCTACCCCCAGAACGCCTCCGCTCCACACTCCAGCTTCACACACATGCAGGCTCCCCCAGGAGCACAAATGCACCcccactcacacatgcacacacgcacacacatgccgGCAGCACACGCTGTCCACGCCAGACTCGCAGACGCATGCTGGGGTCGGCACACAAGCGCACACACATGCTGTCCTTCGATACTAACTTGGCTGGAGAGTTGGCTACCacctggggaggagagaagggcaaAGAAGACAGGGTGATCAGAGCGAGGCTCCTGCCAGGGGCAGTGTGAGCGCGGGGACCATCCTCAGACTGGTCATTATGGAGGCAGAACAGCACTGGGTGGGGAGAGTCAGCAGCGAGGAGGGGAGAGAGCTCAGAGTCGGGACCCCCCCTGACACAGCAGTGTTTCCCTTTCGGTGGCCCCCAGTGCCCTCAGCTCTGCCAGGGAAAAAGGTTTTCTTGTCCATCTTCATGTACATCTTTATGCACCATGTATATGAATCCCCCACATTCAGCCCAGCTTTAGGCCCTCGAGAGGAAGCTGGGAATGGGGACAGGCCCAGCTATGGCTGCTACGGAGAGGGCCACAGCCCAGGTGCCTCCCTGCCAACAGCAGCTCTGCCCCTGTTCCACGGGGGCAGCTCTGGAGTTCTGCCCCCGCAGCTGCATTGCAGTGATGCTGGGGGTTGGGGTATGCGGCAGGGTTACCCACAGCCCTCGGCTGCTCTGTCTCCCAGAAGAGGGCCAGGCAGCCCTGGCTTCTCTTCCTGGGGTACAGAGGTAGGGAGTGGTGCAGTACCCAGGGACCAGTCCTAAAGGCCCGTGGACTAGCcatgaggcaggaaggaggactAAGGAGGCTCAGGGAGAAATGTGAGTCCAAGGTTTGCTGCAGCAAAGCCCCCAGCCGAGGCAGCCTAGCTTGGACACCATGGAGGGACCCCACTCCTCACTCTCATCTAAGAGCCAGCTTCCTGGAGCATGGTCTCCTTAGGGGAAGCACTGTCTATATCACATTTCTTTAAATGCATATTCCCTGCAGCAGCAGACCCTGTGGCCAGTGGCCCTGTGTGAAGCCGGAGACGGAGACAGTGTGGAACGTCGTGGGCTCTGTCCCCAAACCCTGCCACCTTCCTGGATCTGCTCACCATGGGCTCAGGGTCAGGGAGCCTGGGCCTcagctggcctggccctggtTGTCCCATGGCCAGAACCCTGGGGAGCTGAGCTAAAGTCAGGGATCCCTCGCCCCAGGGAGCCACATGGTAGCCTTGCTTGGCCCCGGACCCGCTACTCTCTTAGAGCTGATAAAATTCCCTCTGTCCTCCCAGGCTCAAAATAGCTGCAAGTGGTGCTATATTAGGAAAGGGCCAGCATGGGGCATCATTCCTTCTCCATTTTTGGCCAGTGCTGACAGCTGCAGGGTCAGCGCTTGCCCCTGACCAGCCCAGTGCCCCTGCAGAGGGCAGTGTTGGCCTGGTGGGATGGGGCTGCCAGCTCCTTCTTTGGCCTTGATTCctgctcccagctcagcctccctctcccccttgaggcccagggctgggatgACTGCAGCAGACACATATCTGAGAGGAGCCGGTGCCCAGGTTTTGGGGAAGATGAGCCTAAGATGTGAGACCTGCCCAGGGGCCCTCACACCAAGTGGCCTGAGGGATGCTGTCTTTCAATGCCAGCCCCAGAGAGGATGAGAAGGGAGCTGCAGAGATGCCCAGGCCCTTGTACCCCATCTGTTCCTGTCCACCCCTCCCAAGAGGATACAAGCTGCCAAAGAATTGCACTGCAAGCTGCCCAGGGGAGAGAGTAGGGGAAGGGGCTTCCTTTTGGAGCCAGACAGGacagagttcaaatcctgaccttGCGTCTTCCTAGAACTGTGACTCTGGGCAACTTACCCACCTGTCTCGGCCGCATTCATTAAATTGAGATGGCGGTGCTCACCGCACAGGGGGACTGTGCAGACTAAGCCCTCAGCATGGGATAACGGACAGACACCAGGATTAGCACTTGCTGACACTGCTGCCTGCGAGCAGTTAGACACTTAGCAAAGGTGGTGGCCTGGGCCCAGCAGAGGCTGCCCTGGGCTAGCCCAGGTTAgaagccccagcccctcctgccgaCACTGCCCTGCGACAGCAGCATCAGCTTTTACTTTGGATGAAGCACCCAGGacactccctcccccagcctgtccTCCCTTGGAGGAAACTGTTGGACTCTGCTGCTCTGAGTGTCAggtaataatttacatatttgtCAGGTCCTGCCCCTGTGCCAGCCAACGGGAGGGCACCTCAGGAGACATGGGAAGTGGGGATGGGGCTGGCCCCTGACTTCCCTGAGCAGGTAGATAGGGAATGCAGGGTGGAGTCAGGCTGACCTGGGTACCAGCCCtgtctgccacttactagctgtgtgaccttgggcaaattactcaccctctctgagcttctattTTCCAGCTGTATGATGGCGGAAATAATGCCCACTTCTGGAATTGTCAAGAGAGTTGTTAGATAGAGTTCCTGAGAGTTAAAGCATACGGACTGTTAGCTGGCCCCCAGCCCAGAGTAAAGGCTCAGTAAAGGGAGCCACTGGTCATCACTGCAGGTGGTCCTCCTGGGTGTCCCAGGCCACCAGAGGCCAACCTCCCCACCTGGGGCCAGTCCCAGAAAGTACCGGGAAGACCTACAGCCCAACAGAGGCAGGGCAAGGAGGCCATCTCTGTTCTACCATTCCCTGAGTTTTCTGACAAAAGCCCTTTGCTGGGAAACCCTGGCGGGTACATATGGCTCTGCCACCTTGGTCAGGGAGGCCCAGCTCCACTCGGGACCCCAGAAAGAGCAGAGGAGCTGGGGAGGCTGGAGATCTCTAGGGAGCAGTGATGGTGGGGCACAGGTGCCCTCTGCAGTAAGGGCAAAGGGAAGGTGTGGGCTTGGGTCCGACTGGCCAGGTCCCGCCTTTGACTCTTCTGCACACTAGCTGGCGACTGCAGGCAGTGACGGTCCCAGGTGCCATGCAGTGAGTTATCACAGAACAGAACCCAGTGCTTTACACGTGCTGTCTTCTTTATCCTCCCCCAAATGCCGAGACAGGACAGTGTGATTCCTCCCACCGCACAAATGAGCAGCCTGAACCACTAGGCTCTAGTGCCTAAATCAGCCTGCTCTGCCTTTAGCACCCAGAGATAATTGTGCCGACTGCGCGGGGCAGTAGTAGAAGTTAAAATCAGATAGCAAGTGCGAAGTGCTTGGAAGCTAATACATGCTCAGTGTGGGGGCTCCCTTTCCTCAGCCCCCTCCACGATGCCCTGGTTCCTTGTCCTAACTTCTGTGCTTGTAGAGTCCCAGCAGCTAGACTGTGGGGGACATGGCTGCTGTTCTTCTCCCAGCCCTTTTCTCCTTGGGGGCCTGcttccctgctgccctgccctggccaggtTCAGTCCTGCAagcccactcccctcccaccaTTGCTGAGTTTCTCCGTACACAGCTCAGGCACTGCCTCCTCTAGGCAGTCTTCCCAGACTACTCCCAGTCCCAGAGAACTTGCCCTTCCCCCTCTCTAACTCTTCTCTGCTCCTGCCTCAGTGCTCCCAGAGGGACAGGGAACAGCCTGTCTCCTTGCCCCATAGCTCTTGAAGAGGGTGGCCTGGTGTGAAAGTTTTGGAAGTCAGAGTCTCCTGCACTCAGGCCTGGCTTGGCCACTTAGCAGCTGGACAACTGGACTATGACTtaaccttctctgagcctcagtttcctcctctgcaaaatctGACATGTCACCCAGGGTGGTCATGTGAAGCAATGACCTGCTCAGCTCAAGACAAACGTCGGTAGGATCATTGCTTGCATTGCTCTGAGTTTGCACTgcctcctgggcctgggcctggctggaTTGGGGCCAGCTCCTTGCTCTGACCACCTGACCAGGACTCTGCCAAGCACTGAGGACCCAGGTGGCCCCAGACCACCACTGGTGAGCTGCATGCCCGTTACCTACCCTCCTGGGAGTCCGGCACCCAAGGCCTTCCCTCGGAGGCTCATCTGGTACATCTGAGCCATCTCCCTCAGGGTCTCTGCCGAGTACAGGCCAATGGGGTTGTTATACTGCCTCGGCTGGCTCGAGCCCCGTAGGACTTTTGGGCCCGGTGGGTCCCGGGCCCTCTCCGGGCTGGCCCGTGGAGGGCCGGGGTCAGAAGCCTCCGTAAGTGAGGAGAAGGCGCAGGGCTGGGAGAAGGCAGGGCTAAAGGTGGGCCTGAGCTCCGGGGTGCCTGGGGTGCCCGGGCCGGCCCTCgcctcagggctggggctgggtgccGCCAGGCTGCCGTTCATGTCCAGAGCAGggtcctggcacagagcagcgccatgcaggggagagagaagagagtagTTAGAGGCCACACATGTCCCAATGCTTCCGCATGGACCTGAAACAGATGCGTTAGTGTGAGCACCTAGCCCGCTCTGCCCAGAGCACCGGGACGGGGCACCTGGAGGGGAAGGGTGTTGGAGGAGTAGGGGAGGCTCACGGCTCCTGGCCCGGAGGCTGGCAGCTGGGCAGAATGCAAAGCCCTGCACAGAAGCCAAGGCAAGCCTGCTGGCCCCAGGGGTCCCCTCCATCCTGAGTCTGTTGCTGGGCTGGCtgtggcaggaggggtgggggtgcaggagggGAAGCCAAGGAAGTAGGTGGCTGGCACTGAGCCTCTCTGCCCAGCTCTGCAAGCATCTCCCAAGCGGCCCTCCGCCACTTCCCTGGTCTGTGACCCACCCGCCCCTGTCAGCCtcttcttccctgtccccaccctacCCCATCTGCCCCACTGGACAGCAGGGGTcagcctgaggtcacacaggggGAACAGCTGGGGGAGTGAAGGCTGGGCCTCCGATTGAGCTAGCTGCTCAGAGGGAGCTTGGGAAGGGCCCAGGCACAGAGTGAGGTCTGGGGCCCGGGCTGGCTTCCCCCATGTCTGAGTCTAAGGCCACCCACCGCCAGCACGTGTGTGCCGGGCTATGGGGCTGTgcagtggggagggcaggtggggaagtGGAAATCAGAGGGAGCAATCCTGTGtggaggagaaactgaggcccctcCGGCCTGGGAGCTCCTCCTGGGTTGGTTGGCTCAAGCTGGGGCCTCGGCCAGTCAGCCCCAGCCCATCCCCCTCGGGCAGATGAAGGTGAGAGCCTTCTGGAAGCTTGTCCCCTGCCTGGCCAGGGGGCTGACCCCTCTCCTGAGACGACTACTGCCCAAGCTTGTTTCCCACCACACTCAGTGTTTCATGGGGGGCTTGAACGCCTCTCCCGGGGGCCTGCCCACTTCCCCACGGTCAGCCACGCAGGAGCAGGCATGGAGCAGGTCAAAGGTCAGGCAGGCCAGGGGCTGCAGTCCAGGAACCGCGGCTCAGAGCAGACCCGTCACCGACAGTCAGCACCTACCTTCTGGTGGGGGATCACCGGCAGAGGGGAGTGGACCGGGGGTGCTGTTGTGGAGATGGAAATGGGACGCTTTGACCTGGAGAAACCAAAAATGGGACCAAGTGAGGACGTGTcccctgaggccaggagctcctgcctgggcagggctggcgaGAGGAGAGCAAGAGGGAGCCGGGTGTGGGTCACCGCAAGAAGGCCTTGGTCACGGGCCTCTGCTATGTCCTTGGGAGGCTgcctgggcagagaggaagcaggaggaccCTGGCTCCCAGGACTAACGTGCTGGCAGCACTGGGACCACCCTCACGGAGCCTCATCCGTAAAGTGAGACCGTAACGTCTGCCTCTGGGTGCTTGACAATGACCTGGGCCAGGACTGTCCTTACCTTCCCACATGGCTCTGCAGCACAGGGCTGCCGTGCAATTGCTGTGGGACAGCCCCTCCTTTGGCCCCCCCCAGCGCCCATGCCCCGGGCTCTGGAGAGCCCCCACCTACTTCTGCAGGGTGAGGCTCAGGTTGTAGCTGGCAGACTTGATCTTGTTCTGAGCCTCCAGGTGGGTCATGGTGTCTGTGTTGACGCCGTCAATGGCCACCACGAGGTCACCCTGGCTGATCTGGGACTCGGCTGCCTTGCTGCCTGGAGTGATCTGATTGGACAGCAGAAGGGGGGTGAGTATAAAGAGGCGGTCCTGAGGATGGGCCAGTCCTTAGGGAAGAGTCACATGCAGACATCCCGTAGAGATCGTCATTTTGTCTTTCATTCACTGTGGCCAGTAGCAGCTCTCACTAAACCTGGTTCCTCTTCCTGGCACATGGCCACCACATTTCCTAGCACTTCGTATCTAACTGCAGCCATGGGACTAGCCCT belongs to Lemur catta isolate mLemCat1 chromosome 14, mLemCat1.pri, whole genome shotgun sequence and includes:
- the LDB3 gene encoding LIM domain-binding protein 3 isoform X4; its protein translation is MSYSVTLTGPGPWGFRLQGGKDFNMPLTISRITPGSKAAESQISQGDLVVAIDGVNTDTMTHLEAQNKIKSASYNLSLTLQKSKRPISISTTAPPVHSPLPVIPHQKVVANSPANADYQERFNPSALKDSALSTHKPIEVKGLGGKATIIHAQYNTPISMYSQDAIMDAIAGQAQAQGSDFSGSLPVKDLTVDSASPVYQAVIKNQNKPEDEAEWARRSSNLQSRSFRILAQMTGTEFMQDPDEEALRRSRERFETERNSPRFAKLRNWHHGLSAQILNVKS
- the LDB3 gene encoding LIM domain-binding protein 3 isoform X3 encodes the protein MSYSVTLTGPGPWGFRLQGGKDFNMPLTISRITPGSKAAESQISQGDLVVAIDGVNTDTMTHLEAQNKIKSASYNLSLTLQKSKRPISISTTAPPVHSPLPVIPHQKDPALDMNGSLAAPSPSPEARAGPGTPGTPELRPTFSPAFSQPCAFSSLTEASDPGPPRASPERARDPPGPKVLRGSSQPRQYNNPIGLYSAETLREMAQMYQMSLRGKALGAGLPGGSLPVKDLTVDSASPVYQAVIKNQNKPEDEAEWARRSSNLQSRSFRILAQMTGTEFMQDPDEEALRRSRERFETERNSPRFAKLRNWHHGLSAQILNVKS